Proteins encoded by one window of Synechococcus sp. MVIR-18-1:
- a CDS encoding TVP38/TMEM64 family protein encodes MSWFEPLMLWLRSPLGGLVFIPLYAVWVTLLLPGVWASMLAGALYGTWWGSLIVFVGASLGAEAAFLLGRYWLRDWTSKRLMQYPKLQAVERAVSREGLKLVLLTRLSPAFPFSLLNLVYGLSEVSLRDYSIGLIGIIPGTILFCALGALAGDAARFGEVLAGEASAQGWILRVVGILATVAVVWLVGRAAKRALSDEQTNFS; translated from the coding sequence ATGTCCTGGTTTGAGCCATTGATGCTCTGGCTGCGCTCTCCTTTGGGCGGACTGGTGTTCATCCCGCTTTATGCGGTTTGGGTGACGCTGTTGCTTCCAGGGGTCTGGGCTTCGATGTTGGCTGGAGCTCTTTATGGCACTTGGTGGGGGAGCCTGATTGTGTTTGTGGGGGCCAGTCTCGGTGCAGAGGCAGCGTTTTTGCTCGGCCGATATTGGTTGCGGGATTGGACGAGCAAGCGTCTGATGCAGTATCCAAAGCTTCAGGCTGTGGAGCGGGCCGTGAGCCGGGAGGGGCTCAAACTTGTGCTTTTAACGCGTCTATCTCCAGCGTTTCCGTTTTCGTTATTGAATTTGGTTTACGGCCTCAGTGAGGTGAGCTTGCGTGATTACAGCATCGGTTTAATTGGCATCATTCCCGGCACCATTTTGTTTTGTGCGTTGGGCGCGCTGGCCGGCGATGCCGCGCGTTTTGGTGAGGTGCTCGCTGGAGAAGCTTCAGCACAGGGCTGGATTCTGCGTGTAGTGGGTATTTTGGCCACCGTTGCGGTGGTTTGGTTGGTCGGGCGCGCAGCAAAACGGGCTCTGTCGGATGAACAAACCAACTTTTCTTAA
- a CDS encoding ABC transporter substrate-binding protein, producing MAATRLCASIRRNRYRGIALVLSTSLLGGCAMTDNQRSIVLKVAQASNENEQHSNDRFKTERKITKNFQQQLKEMQPGIKLHPSIYPEESLEKALKVQTNSGLGPDLVIADSNQALSLLALGLTDPIKLTEERQNLINPAALERVKTANGSLAGQPVSQYLQLACFDKRKLKKAPETLKALSEASGTGKVFGMVTNLQDLYWSLGSFGAGEALTASLAGQKVTVAAHERLIQWMRWLKASSYQQNIVFLRNQAALRKAFMEGDMQWISCWSSQLPQLREKLKDHLGIAPLPSGDFGRATPITRLQVWALGKNSSRRQRAESLHLLDFMVQPWAQKTYALKYRTGFPVNPAAAMIVSKQLPPGFSKFSEEENKRVSRGDAIVSAIDAKPRLKKGIQSTLNELIFDGLSPEKAATELETQMKAKR from the coding sequence ATGGCAGCAACCCGCCTTTGTGCATCGATCAGAAGGAACAGGTACCGCGGCATCGCTCTCGTTCTGAGCACATCCTTGCTTGGGGGCTGTGCCATGACCGACAACCAAAGATCGATCGTGTTGAAGGTGGCTCAAGCCAGCAATGAAAACGAACAACACTCCAACGATCGTTTTAAAACAGAACGGAAGATCACCAAGAATTTTCAACAGCAATTAAAAGAAATGCAGCCTGGCATCAAGCTGCATCCCTCGATCTATCCCGAAGAGTCTCTAGAGAAGGCTCTGAAAGTTCAAACCAACAGCGGCCTAGGGCCAGACCTTGTGATTGCAGATAGCAATCAAGCCTTGAGCCTTCTTGCCTTGGGCCTGACCGATCCAATCAAGCTGACGGAAGAGCGTCAAAACTTGATTAACCCAGCAGCCCTAGAGCGCGTTAAAACAGCCAACGGATCCCTAGCGGGTCAACCGGTCTCGCAGTATCTCCAGCTGGCTTGCTTCGATAAACGCAAACTCAAAAAAGCACCTGAAACACTCAAAGCACTGTCCGAAGCCAGTGGCACTGGCAAAGTCTTTGGAATGGTCACCAACCTCCAGGATCTGTACTGGAGCCTTGGCAGCTTCGGGGCGGGCGAGGCCTTAACAGCCTCATTAGCAGGGCAAAAAGTCACTGTGGCGGCCCATGAACGCCTAATTCAATGGATGCGTTGGCTCAAGGCATCCAGCTATCAGCAAAATATTGTGTTTTTGCGAAATCAAGCCGCACTTCGAAAGGCGTTTATGGAGGGCGACATGCAGTGGATCAGCTGTTGGAGTTCCCAGCTACCCCAACTCCGTGAAAAGCTCAAAGATCATCTCGGCATCGCCCCCCTACCCAGCGGAGACTTTGGACGAGCAACACCAATCACACGCTTGCAAGTTTGGGCTCTTGGTAAAAACTCAAGCAGACGCCAACGGGCGGAAAGCCTGCATTTACTGGATTTCATGGTGCAACCCTGGGCTCAGAAAACCTATGCTCTCAAATACCGGACGGGCTTTCCAGTTAATCCTGCGGCGGCAATGATCGTTAGCAAACAATTACCTCCAGGGTTCTCTAAGTTTAGCGAAGAGGAAAACAAGCGCGTAAGCCGCGGTGATGCCATTGTCTCGGCAATTGATGCAAAGCCAAGATTAAAAAAAGGGATTCAGTCCACACTCAATGAGTTAATTTTTGATGGATTATCTCCCGAAAAAGCGGCCACTGAGCTCGAAACCCAGATGAAGGCGAAGCGATGA
- a CDS encoding mechanosensitive ion channel family protein, which produces MTLSMSYLITINPGAIFNELLSWLAYLNRGTVLLQLFLVGIVMVAEQRGALRRRVEHRLVPEYIRVLIGPLLLLISSGLFLLVGLPWGLLRYFGLLWLGWMSFTPLKTLILSINKKFPVDELESTFLRPVYIIVAIMSFIRLMGSTENLSQTPIAILFGVELTLGRIYLAIIAVYVIMTLSSRPATFLAWLSGVLFGVRPRNRRGLELLFRYSVIIIGITGVAYFIGIDGTAFIAIAGGLSVGIGFGIKEIISNFISSIWLLFEGSVRPGEILMINGDPCTVRKLGLRATQLRRGRDGAELLIPNQIFFTQEATSFTATETSRRDSVVVGAAYEHDPDIIVELLKTIAKEHKKVLEYPPVNAFVIDFADSSINYKVLFWVSNPLEAFEVGSDIRRTIWKQFEKKGITIPFPQRQVYPMEWPPSLQQSLHSTGGGGVVPQGIQPELTGSDEKTHGEA; this is translated from the coding sequence ATGACTCTTTCCATGTCTTACCTCATCACTATTAACCCAGGGGCAATCTTCAATGAGCTCCTGAGCTGGTTGGCATACCTGAACCGTGGAACCGTTCTTCTCCAACTCTTTTTGGTTGGCATTGTGATGGTCGCAGAACAACGTGGCGCGCTTCGGCGCCGCGTGGAGCACAGGCTAGTTCCCGAATACATACGCGTGCTGATCGGCCCCCTGCTGCTTTTAATCAGTTCAGGTCTTTTTCTTTTAGTGGGCTTGCCATGGGGATTACTTCGATATTTCGGACTGCTCTGGCTGGGATGGATGTCATTCACACCCTTAAAAACATTAATTTTGAGCATCAACAAAAAATTTCCAGTTGATGAATTAGAAAGCACATTTTTAAGACCCGTCTACATCATTGTGGCCATCATGTCCTTCATAAGACTGATGGGAAGTACGGAAAATTTATCACAAACTCCAATCGCTATTTTATTTGGAGTTGAGCTGACACTAGGCAGAATTTATCTTGCGATAATAGCGGTCTATGTCATCATGACGCTCTCCTCTAGGCCTGCAACATTTCTGGCATGGCTAAGTGGAGTGCTGTTTGGAGTCCGTCCGAGAAATAGGCGAGGACTGGAGCTCCTGTTCCGTTACAGCGTGATCATCATTGGCATCACTGGGGTGGCTTATTTTATCGGCATCGATGGCACTGCATTCATTGCCATCGCAGGTGGATTATCTGTTGGAATCGGCTTTGGCATAAAAGAAATTATCTCCAATTTCATCAGCAGCATCTGGTTGCTGTTTGAAGGATCAGTTCGCCCCGGAGAGATTCTGATGATTAACGGCGACCCCTGCACCGTGCGCAAACTAGGCCTAAGAGCAACACAATTACGACGTGGGCGTGATGGAGCCGAGCTATTAATCCCAAATCAGATCTTCTTCACACAAGAAGCCACATCCTTCACCGCAACGGAAACATCAAGGCGTGACAGCGTCGTCGTTGGTGCCGCCTACGAGCACGACCCAGACATCATTGTGGAGCTATTAAAAACAATTGCTAAAGAGCACAAAAAAGTTCTAGAATATCCACCAGTCAATGCATTTGTGATTGACTTTGCTGATTCTTCGATTAATTACAAGGTTCTTTTCTGGGTCTCCAACCCCCTCGAAGCCTTTGAAGTCGGCAGTGATATACGACGAACAATCTGGAAGCAATTTGAGAAGAAAGGAATCACCATTCCGTTCCCACAACGTCAGGTCTATCCAATGGAGTGGCCGCCCAGCCTGCAACAAAGCCTGCATTCAACTGGAGGCGGAGGTGTAGTGCCTCAAGGCATACAGCCAGAACTGACGGGCAGCGATGAAAAAACCCACGGCGAGGCCTAA
- a CDS encoding ABC transporter permease, whose product MGRYFKSLRRFWGTAVASQLEYQLNVVIELVAVGLSLLGSLFMLSLFFGPGRALGGWSWHEALIVQGFYTVLDGMASTWLRPNLSSIVTHVREGTLDFILLKPIDSQFWLSLRTISPAGLPEIVLGLLLVIWGGQQAGASLSPGGFAVVLLMLLAGGLILYSLWFLIAATSIWFVKTWNATEVLRAVLASGRYPVAAYPAPLRLLFTLVIPVAFLTTVPAEVVLGRANAPTLWLGLGLAVGFFIAARQFWLYALRHYTSASS is encoded by the coding sequence ATGGGGCGTTATTTCAAAAGCCTTCGGCGATTTTGGGGAACAGCCGTGGCCTCGCAGCTGGAGTATCAACTCAACGTTGTGATTGAGCTGGTAGCTGTTGGCTTGAGCTTGCTTGGCAGCTTATTCATGCTGTCGCTCTTTTTTGGACCAGGACGAGCGTTGGGTGGCTGGAGCTGGCATGAAGCCTTGATTGTTCAAGGTTTTTATACCGTTCTCGATGGGATGGCGAGCACCTGGTTACGCCCCAACCTCTCTTCGATCGTGACCCATGTGCGCGAAGGCACGCTTGATTTCATCTTGCTCAAGCCAATTGACAGTCAGTTTTGGTTGTCGTTGCGAACGATCTCGCCAGCAGGGTTGCCGGAGATCGTCCTTGGTTTGTTGTTAGTGATTTGGGGTGGGCAACAGGCTGGCGCTTCGTTGTCGCCAGGAGGCTTTGCGGTGGTGTTGCTGATGCTCTTGGCTGGTGGATTGATCCTGTATTCCCTTTGGTTTTTAATTGCAGCGACCAGCATTTGGTTTGTGAAAACCTGGAATGCCACTGAGGTTTTGCGGGCTGTGTTGGCCTCTGGTCGCTATCCCGTAGCGGCCTACCCAGCCCCCTTGCGTTTGCTGTTTACCTTGGTGATTCCGGTGGCATTTCTAACAACTGTTCCGGCTGAAGTTGTGCTGGGACGCGCAAACGCCCCCACCCTCTGGCTTGGATTAGGCCTCGCCGTGGGTTTTTTCATCGCTGCCCGTCAGTTCTGGCTGTATGCCTTGAGGCACTACACCTCCGCCTCCAGTTGA
- a CDS encoding ABC-2 family transporter protein, which translates to MRIFGLNRKIIRVLLGTEYAHMLEYRAEIALWALSGVLPFIMLSLWNGSDARDALGMDGVGLDRYFLSAFLVRQFSVVWMIYAFEEDALTGRLSPYLLQPLHPLWRYVASHLGEQLTRLPFAAVITAIFFLIQPNAFWLPSLGHFVLAWLATWMAFSIAFLLQSLIASLCFWSEKASALERLLFIPFLFLSGLLAPLTAFPPFVRTLAQWTPFPYLIDFPARVLAEQPVNLLVGFAIQLAWIVLLLPLVLLLWRAGVRRYSAMGA; encoded by the coding sequence ATGCGGATTTTTGGACTCAATCGCAAGATTATTCGTGTTCTCTTAGGAACGGAATATGCCCATATGTTGGAATATCGCGCCGAAATCGCCCTGTGGGCTCTATCCGGTGTGCTCCCTTTCATCATGCTCAGCCTTTGGAATGGCAGTGACGCACGCGATGCGTTGGGGATGGATGGTGTAGGCCTTGATCGTTATTTTTTGAGCGCCTTTTTAGTGCGTCAATTTTCTGTTGTTTGGATGATTTATGCCTTTGAAGAGGATGCTCTCACTGGCAGATTGTCTCCTTATCTTCTTCAGCCACTTCATCCGCTATGGCGTTATGTGGCAAGTCATCTTGGCGAGCAGCTCACGCGCTTGCCTTTTGCTGCGGTGATTACCGCGATCTTTTTTCTGATTCAGCCCAATGCCTTCTGGTTGCCATCGTTGGGACACTTCGTGCTGGCTTGGTTGGCTACATGGATGGCCTTCTCGATCGCTTTTCTATTGCAAAGCCTGATTGCCTCCCTTTGCTTTTGGAGTGAGAAGGCCAGTGCTCTGGAGAGATTGTTGTTTATACCTTTTCTTTTCCTGTCTGGGCTTCTTGCTCCACTCACTGCATTCCCACCCTTTGTGCGCACCTTGGCTCAGTGGACGCCGTTCCCTTATTTGATTGACTTCCCGGCGCGTGTTCTAGCCGAACAGCCTGTGAATTTGTTGGTTGGATTTGCCATTCAGTTGGCATGGATCGTGCTGCTGTTGCCACTGGTTCTTCTGCTTTGGCGCGCTGGGGTTCGGCGTTACAGCGCGATGGGGGCCTGA
- a CDS encoding ATP-binding cassette domain-containing protein, with the protein MIEVEGLSKIYRVADKQPGLSGTLKHFMRRRYRDVHAVRDISFSIAPGEMVGFLGANGAGKTTTLKMLCGLIHPSAGQVVVAGHQPQKRHPDFLRRITLVMGQKQQLLWDLPPMDSLRVNAAVYGISDRDAKRRISELSDLLELGEELTRPVRKLSLGQRMKAELLAALLHQPDVLFLDEPTLGLDVNAQARVRQFLADYNQRTGATMLLTSHYMADITALCPRVLLIHQGHLFHDGPLDRLASRLAPERHVRLELDAPVGAEAFAGLGRLDSCCDCEVNLRVQPDELTAVVAQLLERFEVRDLEVNDPPIDQLIGDLFRQGSV; encoded by the coding sequence GTGATCGAGGTTGAAGGCCTCAGCAAGATTTACCGGGTTGCCGACAAGCAACCGGGTTTATCTGGAACCTTGAAACACTTCATGCGCAGGCGATACCGTGATGTGCACGCCGTGCGTGACATCAGCTTCAGCATTGCCCCTGGAGAGATGGTGGGATTTCTTGGGGCGAATGGGGCGGGCAAAACCACCACGTTGAAAATGTTGTGTGGGTTGATCCATCCCAGCGCGGGTCAGGTTGTCGTTGCAGGTCATCAGCCGCAAAAGCGTCACCCAGATTTTTTGCGTCGGATCACTTTGGTGATGGGGCAAAAGCAGCAGTTGCTCTGGGATCTGCCGCCGATGGATTCTTTGAGGGTGAATGCTGCTGTGTATGGCATCAGTGACCGGGATGCCAAGCGCCGTATTTCCGAGCTGTCGGACTTATTGGAGTTGGGAGAGGAGCTCACCCGTCCTGTTCGCAAGCTGTCGTTGGGCCAGCGCATGAAAGCTGAGCTACTCGCAGCCTTGCTGCACCAACCTGATGTGTTGTTTCTTGATGAGCCCACCCTGGGATTGGATGTGAATGCGCAGGCCCGTGTGCGGCAGTTTTTGGCTGATTACAACCAAAGGACTGGTGCCACCATGTTGCTGACGAGCCATTACATGGCTGACATCACGGCCCTATGTCCGCGCGTGTTGTTGATTCATCAGGGGCATTTATTCCATGACGGCCCCCTTGATCGCTTGGCCAGTCGGCTCGCGCCTGAGCGCCATGTTCGTTTGGAACTTGATGCACCCGTTGGGGCTGAGGCGTTTGCTGGTCTTGGCCGGCTCGACAGTTGCTGTGACTGCGAGGTGAACTTGCGAGTGCAGCCTGATGAGCTCACGGCTGTGGTGGCCCAACTGTTGGAACGCTTTGAGGTGCGGGATCTGGAGGTGAATGATCCCCCGATTGATCAGCTGATTGGTGATCTGTTTCGCCAGGGAAGCGTTTAA
- a CDS encoding mechanosensitive ion channel family protein, protein MKEKIIQDVDLIHSNTGVLIGTVVLILLWLVLGLMERRGQHLGGMVARAIRKPLLLGLSASMYLGWLGRQIASNVEWLDGSNALKLSATITVVAVMWALSRLGHAVMKTRRFERWLQMDDPKDLSMAISFIGRIYTILILVIGAGALMITFGVPATALAALGGGAGVGLAFGTQNISQNFFSGFMLFFNRPFKEGDWISTNGMEGTVENIGWYHTRLRTFDRRPMYIPNAVFATNSIINPGQMYNRRILANIGLRYEDIPAMDTITKQVRELLKNHDAIDTNQIILVNFNAWESSSLNLQVYCFTKTTNWQDYLDIQQEVFLEIAKVVKANNADFAFDCTTLYPAPNLKPEQLFPSS, encoded by the coding sequence ATGAAAGAAAAGATCATTCAAGACGTGGATTTGATCCACTCCAACACTGGAGTCTTGATTGGAACTGTGGTCCTCATCCTGCTCTGGCTTGTTCTTGGGCTGATGGAGCGGAGAGGACAACATCTTGGAGGAATGGTCGCGAGAGCTATCCGTAAGCCGTTGCTGTTAGGGCTAAGCGCCTCTATGTATTTGGGCTGGCTGGGACGTCAAATCGCCAGCAATGTGGAATGGCTCGATGGCAGCAATGCTTTAAAGCTCTCAGCAACAATCACGGTCGTCGCCGTCATGTGGGCGCTGAGCCGATTGGGCCATGCCGTCATGAAGACCAGACGTTTTGAACGCTGGCTCCAGATGGACGACCCGAAAGATCTGTCGATGGCGATCAGCTTTATCGGCCGGATCTACACGATTTTAATTCTGGTGATTGGCGCAGGCGCCTTAATGATCACCTTCGGCGTTCCCGCCACAGCCCTAGCCGCTCTAGGAGGCGGCGCTGGAGTCGGCCTCGCCTTCGGAACGCAAAACATCTCCCAAAACTTCTTCTCTGGTTTCATGCTGTTCTTTAACCGACCCTTTAAGGAGGGGGACTGGATTAGCACGAATGGAATGGAAGGAACCGTTGAAAATATCGGCTGGTATCACACACGCCTACGCACATTTGACCGCCGACCAATGTATATCCCCAACGCAGTCTTTGCGACCAATAGCATCATCAATCCTGGACAGATGTATAACCGCCGAATCCTGGCAAATATTGGCTTGCGATATGAAGATATCCCCGCGATGGATACGATTACCAAACAAGTGCGCGAACTCCTCAAAAACCACGACGCCATTGATACTAATCAGATCATTCTTGTAAACTTCAATGCATGGGAAAGCTCCTCACTAAATTTACAAGTTTACTGTTTCACCAAAACAACAAACTGGCAGGACTATTTAGACATCCAGCAAGAAGTTTTTCTGGAGATTGCAAAGGTCGTGAAAGCCAATAATGCCGATTTTGCCTTCGATTGCACGACCCTCTATCCAGCGCCCAATTTAAAACCAGAGCAACTATTTCCCTCCAGCTGA
- a CDS encoding mechanosensitive ion channel family protein — MNNLLFEVSSWTGYIGRAAVTWQLILIGCALIADVFIRNKLGTKNVSLIICQAVGPLALLGISIVLGLASIPTGIANRFGLIWAAWNLLLWIELKLIQRNPKDRRALWLRRLVRPAILVSALLYCIQRLSSLSSIGLISVGTLLNTQLALGQLFYSLIGLYLILLASAPIAFLISWISKEGLKISNQSRDAIEIIVRYLIISFGLLAVALQAGFNPTALLTISAGLSVGLGFGIKEIFANFISGIWLLFEGSIRPGEILMIKGEPCRVNKLGLRATFLSRQRDDAELIIPNQTFFTQDAESFTTGENYRRDEVVVGAAYHHEPQQVITLLEQIACQHPRVLQHPVPQAFAIDFAESSINYTLKYSGHNPLDARTVSSDLRQEIWTAFNNHGIGIPFPQRQVYPMEWPPNRQSSLQTQQNPHEHSTADQQDRG, encoded by the coding sequence ATGAATAATCTTCTCTTCGAAGTTTCATCCTGGACTGGATACATTGGTCGAGCAGCAGTTACCTGGCAGCTGATCTTGATTGGCTGCGCACTGATCGCTGATGTATTCATTCGCAACAAGCTGGGTACAAAAAATGTTTCACTCATCATTTGTCAGGCTGTAGGTCCTCTTGCACTACTTGGCATCAGCATTGTGCTTGGGTTGGCCTCCATTCCCACAGGAATCGCGAACCGCTTTGGATTGATCTGGGCAGCCTGGAACCTTCTTTTGTGGATCGAACTGAAGCTGATCCAACGCAACCCGAAGGATCGAAGAGCACTCTGGCTCAGGCGTCTAGTGCGGCCTGCCATTCTTGTTTCTGCACTGCTTTACTGCATCCAGAGACTCAGCAGTCTCTCATCCATTGGTCTTATTAGTGTGGGTACATTGCTGAATACCCAACTGGCGCTAGGCCAACTTTTTTACTCCTTAATCGGCCTCTATCTAATTCTGCTTGCCAGCGCACCGATCGCATTCCTGATCTCATGGATCTCAAAAGAAGGGCTTAAAATCAGCAATCAAAGCCGTGATGCGATTGAAATCATCGTTCGTTATTTAATCATCAGTTTTGGCCTCCTGGCTGTAGCCCTTCAGGCTGGTTTTAACCCAACAGCATTACTCACCATTTCAGCAGGTTTGTCAGTTGGTCTTGGCTTTGGCATCAAAGAAATCTTTGCCAATTTCATCAGCGGAATTTGGCTTTTGTTTGAAGGATCGATCCGACCTGGAGAGATTCTGATGATCAAAGGGGAGCCTTGCCGAGTCAACAAATTAGGACTTCGAGCCACATTTCTATCCCGTCAACGGGATGACGCTGAACTGATCATTCCCAATCAAACTTTTTTCACCCAAGATGCTGAATCATTCACAACTGGCGAAAACTACAGACGAGACGAAGTGGTTGTCGGTGCTGCCTATCACCATGAACCGCAGCAGGTGATAACACTTCTCGAACAGATCGCCTGCCAACATCCAAGAGTCTTGCAACATCCCGTACCCCAGGCTTTCGCGATCGACTTTGCAGAGTCGTCGATCAACTACACACTCAAATACTCGGGCCACAATCCCTTGGATGCTCGCACCGTGAGCAGTGACTTGCGTCAGGAAATCTGGACTGCATTCAACAACCACGGAATTGGCATCCCCTTCCCACAACGCCAGGTGTATCCGATGGAGTGGCCACCAAACAGGCAATCAAGCCTGCAAACCCAGCAAAACCCACACGAGCACTCCACAGCGGATCAGCAAGATCGGGGTTGA